CGGGCGAAGAGGCACCGGGCGAAGAGGTACCGGGCGAAGACCAGGCCGGGACGCCCAGCGCCGACGTGGTGATCCCGGTGCCGCCGAGCGCAGGCGCCGACCCCGCGCCGGAAGGACCCGTGGCGACGCCGCTTGACCCCGAGGCTGTCGCGACCGACAACGATACTGCGACCGACGGTGAGACGGCCCTGGCCGACCCGCCCCAGCAGCCCGCGACGACCGTGCCCACCCCGGCACCCCCCTCGGCCGCGCTCACCACCACGACGCCCACCGGAGCCGAACAGACGGGCGCGCCGCTGACCGATGAGGAGACGGCCGTGGTGGACGTGGGCGCGCCCTGGCGCATCCTGGTCGGGACCTTTAGGGTCAGCGACAACGCCGAGCGGCTCGCGGCCGAAATGCGGGCGGAGGACCACCCCGTCTTCATCGCCACGCAGGAGGATCTCAACATGGTGCTGGTCGGACCCTTCGACGATGAGGCGCAGACCCGCGACCTAGCCCAGCAGTTCAGGGACGCCGGGCGCGAGGCTGAAGTCTACCGGGTGAGCGGTGGGGCTGAAACGGCCTCGACGGTCGCGTCCACGGCGGCTGCGCCCGTGACGGAGCCGGTCTCGACCCTGGAGGCGACGGATACGATCGCGCAACCCGAGACCACCCAGCTCGAGACCACCGAACCCGAGGCCACTCAACTCGAGGCCACCACCCCTACAACGGACGCGCAGGCGCCTGCCGCGGGGGGCAGCCGCTACATGCAGGTCGGGGCCTACCGCACCACCGAGAGCGCCGCGCCGCAACGCGAGCTCCTCGAGTCCATGGGCTATGAGGTGACGCCGCTCACGACCGACGGCGGGCTCATCCGTCTGCTGATCGGCCCCTTCAGCCCCGAGGAGGCCGAGAGCGTGCGCTCTCGCCTCGATGCTCAGGGCGTCGAGCACACGCCCGGACCCGCGACGCTCAACTGATGCCGAGCTGATGTCTTCGATTCCCAGCGCCACCATCAGCAGGCTCGTCACCTACCTGCGCATCTTGAGCGGGCTCGAGGCGCAGGGAGTGAGCCGCACCTCGTCCGAACTGCTCGCCGACGAGGCTCAGGTCTCGGCCTTCCAGGTCCGCAAGGACCTGGCCTATTTCGGCCGCTTCGGCACCCGGGGCGCGGGCTACAACGTCCTCACCTTGCGCCGCGAGCTGCGCCGCATCCTGGGCCTCAACCGCCAGTGGAACGTGGCCATCGTCGGCGTGGGCCGTTTGGGCCAGGCGATCGCCCACTACCCCAACTTCGACGCCTACGACTTCGAGCTCAAGGCCTTTTTCGACACCGACCCCGAAAAGATCGGCGGGTCCGTCGCCGGCCTCGAGGTGCTCTCGCCCGAGCACCTGCCCAGGGTAGTCCGCGAAAAGGGCATCGACATCGGCTTCGTGACGGTGCCGCTGGAGGCCGCGCAGGGCGCCGCCGACGCGCTGGTGGCGGCGGGGGTGAGGGGCATCCTCAACTTCGCGCCCACCGTCATCGACGTACCCAAGGACGTTCACGTCGAGCCGGTGGATTTTTTGGCAGGGCTCAAGCGACTGTCGTTTTATATCCTTAATCCTCAACTCAAGGAGGAGTTGGCGTGAAGACGTGGGAGGGACTGCTTCTATTTATAATGCTGGCGCTGCTTACAGGCTGCGGAAGCTTTTCTGTCCTCCAGCAGGCCGATATTGACGTGGAGATTCAGCCAACGCAGATCAACTACACGGTCACTGTTACCGAAGAGGAAGACGACGATGGCAATGTTACCGTCCGATACAACCTCCAGGTCGAGTCAGCCATCTTGCGTGCAAACGCACGTCCAGGTTCTATTGGTGCGGCGCTCACTGGTTATACGGTGGATTACTATTACGGCGACGGCACGCCTGTT
The Deinococcota bacterium genome window above contains:
- a CDS encoding SPOR domain-containing protein, with protein sequence GEEAPGEEVPGEDQAGTPSADVVIPVPPSAGADPAPEGPVATPLDPEAVATDNDTATDGETALADPPQQPATTVPTPAPPSAALTTTTPTGAEQTGAPLTDEETAVVDVGAPWRILVGTFRVSDNAERLAAEMRAEDHPVFIATQEDLNMVLVGPFDDEAQTRDLAQQFRDAGREAEVYRVSGGAETASTVASTAAAPVTEPVSTLEATDTIAQPETTQLETTEPEATQLEATTPTTDAQAPAAGGSRYMQVGAYRTTESAAPQRELLESMGYEVTPLTTDGGLIRLLIGPFSPEEAESVRSRLDAQGVEHTPGPATLN
- a CDS encoding redox-sensing transcriptional repressor Rex — encoded protein: MSSIPSATISRLVTYLRILSGLEAQGVSRTSSELLADEAQVSAFQVRKDLAYFGRFGTRGAGYNVLTLRRELRRILGLNRQWNVAIVGVGRLGQAIAHYPNFDAYDFELKAFFDTDPEKIGGSVAGLEVLSPEHLPRVVREKGIDIGFVTVPLEAAQGAADALVAAGVRGILNFAPTVIDVPKDVHVEPVDFLAGLKRLSFYILNPQLKEELA